A region from the Solibacillus sp. FSL H8-0523 genome encodes:
- the sucC gene encoding ADP-forming succinate--CoA ligase subunit beta — protein MNIHEYQGKEILRKYGVAVPKGSVAFSPEEAVKVAKELGANVTVVKAQIHAGGRGKAGGVKIAKNLDEVRSYAKELLGKILVTHQTGPDGKEVKRLYIEEGSDIKKEYYLSLVLDRATSCVVMMGSEEGGMDIEEVAESNPEKIFKEVIDPVTGLNAFQARRMAFNMNIPSKLVNKSVALMLGIYKAFIDKDASTVEINPLVVTGDDQVVALDAKFNFDANALYRHKDIVELRDFDEEDAKEVEASKYDLSYISLDGNIGCMVNGAGLAMATMDTISYYGGSPANFLDVGGGATAEKVTEAFKIILSDKNVKGIFVNIFGGIMKCDIIAEGVIIAAKEVGLAVPLVVRLEGTNVDLGKKLLNESGLNIVAADSMADGAQKIVKLVEAEGGVMA, from the coding sequence ATGAATATCCATGAGTATCAAGGAAAAGAAATATTAAGAAAATACGGTGTTGCAGTTCCAAAGGGGAGCGTAGCATTTTCACCAGAAGAGGCTGTTAAAGTTGCAAAAGAACTAGGTGCAAACGTAACAGTTGTAAAAGCACAAATCCATGCAGGTGGACGCGGAAAAGCTGGCGGTGTAAAAATCGCAAAAAATTTAGATGAAGTACGTTCGTACGCAAAAGAATTACTTGGTAAAATCTTAGTTACTCACCAAACAGGTCCAGACGGTAAAGAAGTAAAGCGTCTTTATATAGAGGAAGGATCAGACATCAAAAAAGAGTATTACTTAAGTTTGGTACTTGATCGTGCCACTTCTTGCGTAGTCATGATGGGTTCGGAAGAAGGCGGTATGGATATTGAAGAGGTAGCGGAGTCAAATCCGGAAAAAATCTTCAAAGAAGTGATTGACCCAGTTACTGGCTTAAATGCATTCCAAGCACGTCGTATGGCATTCAACATGAACATTCCTTCAAAATTAGTGAATAAATCTGTGGCATTAATGCTTGGTATTTATAAAGCATTTATCGATAAAGATGCATCGACAGTAGAAATTAACCCACTAGTTGTAACGGGGGATGACCAAGTAGTAGCATTAGATGCGAAATTTAACTTCGATGCAAACGCATTATATCGTCACAAAGATATCGTTGAATTACGTGACTTCGATGAAGAAGACGCAAAAGAAGTGGAAGCATCAAAATATGACTTAAGCTATATTTCTTTAGATGGCAACATCGGCTGTATGGTAAATGGTGCGGGTCTTGCGATGGCAACGATGGATACGATTAGTTATTACGGCGGTTCACCCGCTAACTTCCTTGACGTTGGGGGCGGTGCAACGGCTGAGAAAGTAACGGAAGCATTTAAAATTATTTTATCAGACAAAAATGTGAAAGGAATTTTCGTTAACATTTTTGGCGGCATTATGAAGTGTGACATCATTGCAGAAGGTGTAATCATTGCTGCAAAAGAGGTCGGCTTAGCTGTGCCATTAGTAGTACGTTTAGAAGGAACAAACGTAGACTTAGGTAAAAAATTATTAAATGAATCGGGCTTAAACATCGTAGCAGCCGATTCAATGGCTGACGGTGCGCAAAAAATCGTGAAATTAGTTGAAGCTGAAGGCGGGGTTATGGCATGA
- a CDS encoding ribonuclease HII, which yields MKTIKEITQALKEATQVEEWMTEIAQDERAGVVKALVQFHKRLEKQEALKQAHQAKLDFDASYLPHQAAFVAGTDEAGRGPLAGPVVTAAVILPNYCVELLGVNDSKQLSKEKRNDFAKRIKEHALYYAVHFQSAEEIDRLNIYEATRQSMLKSMEALEVQPDFILADAMTLHTDIPQASIIKGDAKSLAIAAASILAKTARDDYMEALDEAFPQYGFAQHAGYGTKQHLEALAKYGPTIHHRKTFEPIKSMITQRE from the coding sequence ATGAAAACGATTAAAGAAATTACACAAGCACTAAAAGAAGCAACGCAAGTAGAAGAGTGGATGACAGAAATCGCGCAAGATGAGCGTGCGGGGGTTGTGAAAGCCTTGGTACAGTTTCATAAACGTTTAGAAAAGCAAGAAGCGTTAAAACAAGCGCATCAAGCAAAACTGGATTTTGATGCAAGTTATTTACCGCATCAAGCAGCCTTTGTTGCTGGTACGGATGAAGCAGGGCGCGGACCACTTGCAGGGCCAGTTGTAACTGCGGCCGTTATTTTACCGAACTATTGTGTGGAACTATTAGGTGTTAATGATTCGAAACAATTATCAAAAGAAAAACGCAATGACTTTGCAAAGCGTATTAAAGAACATGCACTCTATTACGCAGTGCATTTCCAAAGCGCAGAGGAAATTGACCGATTAAATATTTATGAGGCAACGCGCCAATCGATGCTAAAAAGTATGGAAGCGTTAGAAGTGCAGCCCGATTTTATTTTAGCCGATGCAATGACGCTGCATACAGATATTCCGCAAGCATCGATCATTAAAGGCGATGCAAAAAGCTTAGCGATTGCTGCAGCGTCGATTTTAGCAAAAACTGCCCGTGATGATTATATGGAAGCACTGGACGAAGCGTTTCCGCAGTATGGCTTTGCGCAACATGCAGGCTACGGTACGAAACAGCATTTAGAGGCGTTGGCCAAGTACGGACCGACGATTCATCACCGAAAAACATTTGAACCGATTAAATCTATGATTACACAAAGGGAGTGA
- the xerC gene encoding tyrosine recombinase XerC — protein MNGQMKEALEQFMRYVQVEKNFSLHTVREYQADLENFFTFLQTEGITELTKVDYIHARLYVTKLYDEQKARTSISRKISSIRSFFRFLNREQHIDDAPFRSLYHPKKEERLPSFFYEEELAQLFEKNQGDEPKQIRNLALLELLYATGMRVSECVSLELSDIDFHYSIIRVMGKGRKERIIPFGQFAHDALTRYLEEVRTKLMKQTHHQKVFVNLRGGELTARGVRYILSEMIEHASMHTKIYPHMLRHTFATHLLNNGADMRTVQELLGHANLSSTQIYTHVTKEALRKTYMNSHPRA, from the coding sequence ATGAATGGGCAAATGAAAGAAGCGCTCGAACAGTTTATGCGGTACGTACAAGTAGAAAAAAACTTTTCTTTACATACTGTACGTGAATACCAAGCAGATTTAGAAAACTTCTTTACATTTTTACAAACGGAAGGCATTACCGAACTGACAAAAGTTGATTATATCCATGCGCGTTTATACGTTACGAAACTTTATGATGAACAAAAAGCGAGAACTTCGATTTCGAGGAAAATCTCATCGATCCGTTCTTTTTTTCGTTTTTTAAATCGAGAACAGCATATTGATGATGCTCCGTTTCGTTCACTTTATCATCCGAAAAAGGAAGAACGATTACCGAGCTTTTTTTATGAGGAAGAACTGGCGCAGCTATTTGAAAAAAATCAAGGCGATGAGCCAAAGCAAATTCGAAATCTTGCGCTACTGGAGCTTTTATATGCAACAGGGATGCGTGTGAGTGAATGTGTAAGCTTAGAATTATCAGATATTGATTTTCACTATAGCATTATTCGGGTAATGGGTAAGGGACGTAAAGAACGAATTATTCCATTCGGTCAGTTCGCCCATGACGCTTTAACACGTTACCTAGAAGAAGTTCGAACAAAACTTATGAAACAGACGCACCATCAAAAAGTATTTGTCAATTTACGAGGTGGCGAACTTACTGCACGTGGCGTACGTTATATATTAAGTGAGATGATTGAGCATGCAAGTATGCATACTAAAATTTATCCGCATATGTTACGACATACGTTTGCTACTCATTTATTAAATAATGGAGCAGATATGCGTACGGTCCAAGAACTACTCGGACATGCGAACTTATCTTCTACTCAAATTTATACTCATGTAACGAAAGAAGCTCTTCGGAAAACCTATATGAATAGTCATCCGAGAGCATAA
- the sucD gene encoding succinate--CoA ligase subunit alpha, whose translation MSVFINKDTKVIVQGITGETALFHTKQMLEYGTKIVAGVTPGKGGLEIEGVPVFNTVADAVQATGANVSVIYVPAPFAADAIIEAVDAELDMTICITEHIPVLDMVKVKRYMEGKKTRLVGPNCPGVITADECKIGIMPGYIHTKGHVGVVSRSGTLTYEAVHQLSQEGIGQTTAVGIGGDPVNGTNFIDCLKAFNEDPETYAVVMIGEIGGTAEEEAAEWIQANMTKPVVGFIGGQTAPPGKRMGHAGAIISGGKGTAAEKIKAMNAAGIEVAPTPSVIGETLIKVIKEKGLYEACKTH comes from the coding sequence ATGAGCGTGTTCATTAACAAAGATACAAAAGTAATTGTACAAGGGATTACAGGGGAAACAGCCCTTTTTCATACAAAACAAATGCTTGAATACGGTACAAAAATCGTTGCAGGGGTAACACCAGGTAAAGGTGGTCTTGAAATCGAGGGTGTTCCAGTATTCAACACAGTAGCAGATGCAGTACAAGCAACAGGTGCCAACGTATCGGTTATTTATGTACCAGCACCATTTGCTGCGGATGCAATTATCGAAGCGGTAGATGCAGAGTTAGATATGACCATCTGTATTACAGAACATATTCCAGTACTGGATATGGTCAAAGTAAAGCGTTATATGGAGGGCAAAAAAACACGTTTAGTTGGACCAAACTGCCCGGGTGTTATTACGGCGGATGAGTGTAAAATTGGGATTATGCCAGGCTACATTCATACAAAAGGTCATGTAGGCGTTGTTTCGCGCTCTGGTACATTAACATACGAGGCGGTACACCAACTTTCTCAAGAAGGTATCGGTCAAACGACAGCAGTAGGTATCGGTGGTGACCCGGTGAATGGGACGAACTTCATCGATTGCTTAAAAGCATTCAATGAAGATCCGGAAACCTATGCAGTTGTAATGATTGGTGAAATCGGCGGTACAGCTGAAGAAGAAGCAGCTGAATGGATTCAAGCCAACATGACAAAACCGGTCGTTGGCTTCATTGGTGGTCAAACAGCACCTCCAGGTAAACGTATGGGCCACGCAGGTGCGATTATTTCAGGTGGTAAAGGAACAGCAGCTGAAAAAATCAAAGCCATGAACGCGGCGGGAATTGAAGTAGCACCAACGCCTTCGGTAATCGGTGAAACATTAATTAAAGTAATTAAAGAAAAAGGTCTATACGAAGCTTGTAAGACACACTAA
- the trmFO gene encoding FADH(2)-oxidizing methylenetetrahydrofolate--tRNA-(uracil(54)-C(5))-methyltransferase TrmFO, translated as MTQPIVNVIGAGLAGSEAAWQIAKRGVNVRLYEMRPVKQTPAHHTDKFAELVCSNSLRANGLTNAVGVIKEEMRKLDSVILAAADNCAVPAGGALAVDRHEFAGYVTEKVKNHPLIEVINEEVTEIPEGITVIATGPLTSEALAKQIQGLTGEEYLYFYDAAAPIIEKDSIDMDKVYLKSRYDKGEAAYLNCPMNKEEFDAFRQALIEAECAPLKEFEKEKYFEGCMPIEVMAARGEKTMTFGPMKPVGLEDPKTDKRPYAVVQLRQDDAAGTLYNLVGFQTHLKWPEQKRVFSMIPGLENVEIVRYGVMHRNTFINSPKVLAQTYQLKARPNLFFAGQMTGVEGYVESAGSGLVAGVNAARMALGQELLYFPHETALGSMARYITHTDAKNFQPMNVNFGIFPDLGERVKSKPERAEKHATRALESIQNFINTQVI; from the coding sequence ATGACACAACCAATAGTAAATGTAATTGGTGCTGGTCTTGCTGGATCTGAAGCAGCTTGGCAAATCGCGAAGCGCGGCGTAAATGTTCGTCTTTATGAAATGCGTCCAGTAAAGCAAACACCGGCCCACCACACGGATAAATTTGCCGAGCTTGTATGCTCGAACTCATTACGCGCAAACGGTTTAACAAATGCAGTTGGCGTAATTAAAGAAGAAATGCGTAAATTAGACTCGGTTATTTTGGCGGCAGCAGATAATTGTGCTGTACCAGCTGGCGGCGCGTTAGCAGTAGACCGTCATGAATTTGCCGGCTACGTAACAGAAAAAGTAAAAAACCACCCGTTAATCGAAGTCATTAACGAAGAGGTAACGGAAATTCCAGAAGGGATTACTGTTATTGCAACAGGCCCGTTAACGTCTGAAGCGTTAGCGAAACAAATCCAAGGCTTAACAGGCGAGGAGTATTTATACTTCTACGATGCAGCCGCGCCAATTATCGAAAAAGATTCAATTGATATGGATAAAGTGTATTTAAAGTCTCGCTATGACAAGGGTGAGGCAGCTTACTTAAACTGCCCAATGAATAAAGAAGAATTCGATGCCTTCCGCCAAGCGTTAATTGAGGCAGAATGTGCACCACTTAAAGAATTCGAAAAAGAGAAGTATTTCGAAGGCTGTATGCCAATTGAGGTCATGGCAGCCCGCGGAGAAAAAACAATGACATTCGGACCGATGAAGCCAGTTGGTTTAGAAGATCCGAAGACAGACAAACGCCCATATGCAGTTGTTCAATTACGTCAAGATGATGCAGCGGGAACGCTTTACAATTTAGTAGGCTTCCAAACACATTTAAAATGGCCAGAACAAAAGCGCGTATTCTCGATGATTCCTGGTTTAGAAAACGTAGAAATCGTGCGCTATGGCGTTATGCACCGTAACACATTCATTAACTCACCGAAAGTGTTAGCACAAACGTATCAATTAAAAGCACGTCCGAATCTCTTCTTCGCAGGTCAAATGACAGGTGTTGAAGGCTATGTAGAATCAGCTGGTAGTGGTTTAGTTGCAGGAGTAAATGCAGCGCGAATGGCATTAGGCCAAGAGCTATTATACTTCCCGCATGAAACAGCACTAGGTTCAATGGCGCGTTACATTACGCATACGGATGCGAAAAACTTCCAACCGATGAACGTAAACTTCGGTATTTTCCCAGATCTTGGGGAGCGCGTTAAATCGAAGCCAGAACGTGCAGAAAAGCATGCTACACGTGCATTAGAATCAATTCAGAATTTTATTAATACTCAGGTAATTTAA
- the lepB gene encoding signal peptidase I: MEKTEKEKNELWEWTKALLIAFAIAAFIRYFLFTPIVVDGDSMMPTLENGDRMIVNKFSYKIGEPERFDIVVFHAPEQKDYIKRVIGLPGDYVEYKDDQLYINGEAIDEPYLDAYKAQVSEGNLTGDFSLKDIDPSLDVIPEGYVFVMGDNRRFSKDSRHIGIVDQKEIIGNTSIIFWPLSEIEIVK, encoded by the coding sequence GTGGAAAAAACTGAAAAAGAGAAAAATGAGCTTTGGGAATGGACGAAAGCTCTATTAATTGCGTTTGCTATCGCAGCATTTATTCGTTATTTTTTATTTACACCGATAGTAGTTGATGGGGATTCAATGATGCCAACCCTTGAAAATGGAGATCGAATGATTGTGAACAAGTTTAGCTACAAAATCGGAGAGCCTGAGCGCTTTGATATCGTCGTGTTCCATGCACCTGAACAAAAAGATTACATTAAACGTGTAATTGGTTTACCGGGTGACTATGTTGAATATAAAGATGACCAGCTATACATTAATGGTGAAGCAATCGATGAGCCCTATTTAGACGCTTATAAAGCACAAGTTAGCGAAGGCAATTTAACAGGCGATTTCTCACTTAAAGATATCGATCCATCACTTGATGTGATTCCAGAAGGCTATGTCTTTGTGATGGGTGACAATCGTCGCTTCAGTAAAGATAGCCGTCATATCGGTATTGTTGACCAGAAAGAAATTATTGGTAACACAAGTATTATTTTCTGGCCACTAAGTGAAATTGAAATTGTAAAATAA
- the dprA gene encoding DNA-processing protein DprA, which translates to MTNSMDEKLLRLHYIHPLPWHKIQHLLTIINDLDELHAVSPDILAMHLNIKQQTAASIITLYAKLKATSLQDYYEKHQIYAIPYTSAHYPERLKQLFDPPAVLYAKGDISILHAERTIAVIGSRVATSYSENALKLLLPPLVKQQFVIVSGLAKGADRLAHEATIRYGGKTIGVLGNGLFHSYPKENDELYRYMAEHQLVVTEYPPYMGVKKWHFPARNRIISGLSEALLVTEAKLRSGTLITTELALEQGKDVFVVPGNIFSEQSRGTNKLIKEGAIPVWDGHQMLAELQMFSSFR; encoded by the coding sequence ATGACAAATTCTATGGATGAAAAACTTTTAAGGCTTCATTATATTCACCCTCTACCATGGCATAAAATCCAACATCTATTGACAATTATTAATGATCTAGACGAATTACACGCTGTTTCACCTGATATTTTAGCGATGCATTTAAATATTAAACAACAAACTGCTGCGTCGATTATTACGCTGTATGCAAAATTAAAAGCAACATCGCTACAAGACTATTATGAAAAACACCAAATATACGCAATTCCTTATACGAGTGCGCATTATCCGGAGCGGTTAAAACAATTGTTTGATCCCCCGGCAGTACTGTATGCTAAAGGAGATATATCAATCTTGCATGCTGAGCGGACGATAGCGGTCATTGGTTCACGTGTAGCGACAAGTTATAGCGAAAATGCGCTAAAATTATTACTCCCCCCGCTAGTGAAGCAACAATTTGTGATTGTTAGTGGCTTAGCAAAAGGCGCAGATCGATTGGCTCATGAGGCGACGATTCGTTATGGCGGAAAAACCATTGGCGTATTAGGGAATGGCCTGTTTCATAGTTATCCAAAAGAAAATGATGAGCTGTATCGCTATATGGCCGAACATCAGCTTGTGGTAACGGAATACCCGCCGTACATGGGTGTGAAAAAATGGCATTTCCCAGCACGTAATCGTATTATTAGTGGGTTAAGTGAAGCGCTACTCGTGACAGAGGCAAAGCTAAGAAGTGGGACGTTAATTACAACAGAGCTTGCACTTGAGCAAGGGAAGGATGTATTTGTGGTGCCTGGAAATATTTTTAGCGAACAGTCAAGAGGGACGAATAAATTAATAAAAGAAGGTGCAATTCCTGTATGGGACGGGCATCAAATGTTAGCTGAACTGCAAATGTTTTCAAGTTTTCGTTGA
- the rplS gene encoding 50S ribosomal protein L19 — protein MSNIITEITKAQLRSDLPSFRPGDTVKVHVKVVEGTRERIQLFEGVVIKRRGGGISETFTVRKISYGVGVERTFPVHTPKIAKLEVVRKGKVRRAKLYYLRNLRGKAARIKEIR, from the coding sequence ATGTCAAACATTATTACAGAAATCACAAAAGCACAACTACGTTCTGATTTACCTTCATTCCGTCCTGGTGACACTGTTAAGGTACACGTTAAAGTAGTTGAAGGTACTCGTGAGCGTATCCAATTATTCGAAGGTGTAGTTATTAAACGTCGTGGTGGCGGAATTAGCGAAACTTTCACAGTACGTAAAATTTCTTACGGCGTTGGTGTTGAACGTACTTTCCCAGTACACACTCCAAAAATCGCTAAATTAGAAGTAGTTCGTAAAGGTAAAGTACGTCGTGCTAAACTTTACTACCTACGTAACCTACGTGGTAAAGCTGCTCGTATTAAAGAAATTCGATAA
- the ylqF gene encoding ribosome biogenesis GTPase YlqF, translating to MTIQWFPGHMAKARRQVSENLKLVDIVFELVDARLPLSSRNPMIDEVIHQKPRLLILNKQDMADETETRRWIQYFADKGFKAVAINSFEGKGLQAVIKGAQEILAEKWDRMKAKGMKPRAIRAMIVGIPNVGKSTLINRLAKKNLAKTGNMPGVTKSQQWIKVAKDIELLDTPGILWPRFEDQQVGYKLALTGAIKDTIINMEDLAIFGLNFLATNYPARMEERYKLTSVSEELVETFDHIGKLRRVFGQGGEIDYDQVAVLIVRDIRDQHLGPITLDFVKEQLEKEKLAAAIEIENEERRKKTAELRRQQRLENKE from the coding sequence ATGACAATTCAATGGTTCCCGGGACATATGGCGAAGGCGCGTCGCCAAGTATCAGAAAACTTAAAGTTAGTGGATATCGTTTTTGAGCTTGTAGACGCACGTTTACCGTTATCATCACGTAACCCCATGATTGATGAAGTAATTCATCAAAAACCACGCTTACTCATTTTAAATAAGCAAGATATGGCGGATGAAACCGAAACACGTCGCTGGATTCAATATTTCGCCGATAAAGGCTTTAAGGCTGTAGCAATTAACTCATTTGAAGGGAAAGGCTTACAAGCGGTCATAAAGGGCGCTCAAGAGATCTTAGCGGAGAAGTGGGATCGTATGAAAGCAAAAGGCATGAAGCCACGTGCGATTCGTGCCATGATCGTTGGGATTCCAAACGTAGGGAAATCAACATTAATTAACCGTTTAGCAAAGAAAAACTTAGCGAAAACAGGTAATATGCCAGGTGTTACAAAGTCGCAACAATGGATTAAAGTAGCAAAAGACATCGAGTTGTTAGACACACCAGGTATTTTATGGCCGAGATTTGAAGACCAACAAGTTGGTTATAAATTAGCGTTAACAGGTGCCATTAAAGATACGATTATTAATATGGAAGATTTAGCGATTTTTGGCTTAAATTTTTTAGCGACAAACTATCCAGCACGTATGGAAGAACGCTATAAATTGACGTCGGTTAGTGAAGAGCTTGTTGAAACATTTGATCATATCGGGAAATTACGCCGTGTATTTGGACAAGGTGGCGAAATTGACTACGATCAAGTAGCAGTATTAATCGTACGTGATATTCGTGACCAACATTTAGGGCCAATTACGTTGGATTTTGTAAAAGAACAGCTTGAAAAAGAAAAATTAGCAGCAGCGATTGAAATTGAAAATGAAGAACGCCGTAAAAAAACAGCAGAACTTCGTCGTCAGCAACGCTTAGAAAATAAAGAATAA
- the topA gene encoding type I DNA topoisomerase gives MADYLVIVESPAKAKTIERYLGKKYKVKASVGHVRDLPRSQMGINTENNYEPKYITIRGKGPVLQELKTAAKKAKKIYLAADPDREGEAIAWHLATALNIDIHSDCRVVFNEITKEAILESFKHPRPINMDLVDAQQARRILDRLVGYNISPILWKKVKKGLSAGRVQSVSLRLIIDREHEIKSFEPEEYWSIEAAFEKGKKQFEALYYGNGKEKVKLTNEEQVTKILKNVKGSEFEVMNVVKKERKRNAAPAFTTSSLQQEAARKLNFRAKKTMMLAQQLYEGIELSKKEGAVGLITYMRTDSTRISETAKTEAVAYIEGKYGKEFVAQEQKQVKAKANAQDAHEAIRPTSAMRTPEELKAILSRDQLRLYRLIWERFIASQMASAVLDTVTVDLQNNDVLFRANGSQVKFAGFMKLYIEGTDDQAEETNKLLPEMEIGDKVSSLEIEPKQHFTQPPPRYSEARLVKTLEELGIGRPSTYAPTLDTIQKRGYVQLDTKRFVPTELGEIVHQATLEFFPEIINIEFTAQMEHNLDEVEEGITQWVNVIDAFYKDFEPRVKYADEAMEKIEIKDEPAGEDCEKCGQPMVFKLGRYGKFMACSGFPDCRNTKAIVKPIDVACPTCKEGEIVERKSKTKRIFYGCNSYPECEFVSWDKPISRPCPKCSALLVEKKLKKGVQIQCTNSECDYEETPSQ, from the coding sequence ATGGCAGATTATTTAGTAATTGTAGAATCACCTGCGAAGGCGAAAACAATTGAACGCTATTTAGGAAAAAAATATAAAGTAAAAGCATCGGTGGGACATGTCCGTGATTTACCACGCAGTCAAATGGGGATTAATACGGAAAACAACTATGAACCAAAATATATTACGATTCGTGGCAAAGGTCCTGTTTTACAAGAGTTAAAGACAGCGGCCAAAAAAGCGAAAAAAATCTATCTCGCGGCCGATCCAGACCGTGAAGGGGAAGCAATTGCTTGGCATTTAGCAACGGCGTTAAACATAGATATCCATTCGGATTGCCGCGTCGTATTCAACGAGATTACAAAAGAAGCCATTCTAGAAAGTTTCAAACATCCACGCCCAATTAATATGGATTTAGTAGATGCGCAACAAGCACGTCGTATTTTAGATCGTTTAGTAGGCTACAATATTAGCCCAATCCTTTGGAAAAAGGTGAAGAAGGGTCTATCAGCTGGTCGTGTGCAATCGGTTTCATTACGTCTAATTATTGACCGTGAGCATGAAATCAAAAGCTTTGAACCCGAAGAATACTGGTCAATCGAAGCAGCATTTGAAAAAGGGAAAAAGCAGTTTGAAGCTTTGTATTACGGTAATGGCAAAGAGAAAGTAAAATTAACGAACGAAGAGCAAGTAACAAAGATTCTAAAGAACGTCAAAGGTTCTGAATTTGAAGTAATGAATGTTGTTAAAAAGGAACGTAAGCGTAATGCAGCACCAGCCTTTACAACCTCATCATTACAACAAGAAGCGGCTCGTAAGTTAAATTTCCGTGCAAAGAAGACGATGATGCTAGCACAGCAATTATATGAAGGTATTGAGCTAAGCAAAAAAGAGGGCGCAGTTGGGTTAATTACGTATATGCGTACGGACTCGACACGTATTTCAGAAACTGCAAAAACAGAAGCAGTTGCTTATATTGAAGGTAAATACGGTAAAGAATTTGTTGCACAAGAGCAAAAGCAAGTTAAGGCAAAGGCCAATGCACAAGATGCCCACGAAGCCATTCGTCCAACAAGTGCAATGCGTACGCCTGAGGAATTAAAAGCGATTTTAAGTCGTGACCAACTTCGTTTATATCGTCTCATTTGGGAACGCTTTATTGCCAGCCAAATGGCATCAGCGGTGTTAGATACCGTAACCGTTGACCTACAAAATAATGATGTACTGTTCCGTGCGAATGGTTCACAAGTGAAATTTGCAGGATTCATGAAGCTTTATATTGAAGGAACAGACGATCAAGCAGAAGAAACAAATAAGCTGTTACCAGAAATGGAAATCGGCGATAAAGTGTCATCGCTTGAAATCGAACCGAAACAGCATTTCACACAGCCACCACCACGCTATTCGGAGGCACGCTTAGTAAAAACGCTTGAAGAGCTAGGTATAGGCCGCCCGTCAACCTACGCCCCAACGCTTGATACAATTCAAAAGCGTGGCTATGTACAGCTGGATACGAAGCGTTTTGTACCAACGGAGCTAGGAGAAATCGTGCACCAAGCGACATTGGAGTTCTTCCCAGAAATCATTAACATCGAATTTACAGCGCAAATGGAACATAATCTGGATGAAGTCGAAGAAGGTATTACACAGTGGGTGAATGTCATCGACGCATTCTACAAAGATTTTGAACCACGCGTAAAATATGCGGATGAAGCGATGGAAAAAATCGAAATTAAAGATGAACCAGCTGGAGAAGATTGCGAAAAATGTGGCCAACCAATGGTATTTAAGCTTGGACGTTATGGTAAGTTTATGGCTTGTTCGGGCTTCCCTGATTGTCGCAATACAAAAGCCATCGTAAAACCGATTGATGTTGCATGTCCAACATGTAAGGAAGGCGAAATCGTAGAGCGTAAATCGAAAACGAAGCGTATTTTCTACGGTTGCAACAGCTACCCTGAATGTGAATTTGTTTCATGGGATAAGCCAATTAGTAGACCATGTCCAAAATGTAGTGCATTATTAGTAGAGAAGAAATTGAAAAAAGGTGTTCAAATTCAGTGTACAAACAGTGAATGTGACTATGAAGAAACACCATCACAATAA
- a CDS encoding EscU/YscU/HrcU family type III secretion system export apparatus switch protein, translated as MSEKKFVRKEAIALTYDPQKSNGPTVVAKGRGKIAENILEQASLHDVPVYEDPNLVQLLGQLDLNTSIPEELYQAVAEVFAFIYHLDEKHKLTMNSRLPK; from the coding sequence ATGAGTGAGAAAAAATTTGTACGAAAAGAAGCTATTGCTTTAACGTATGATCCCCAAAAAAGTAACGGCCCTACCGTTGTGGCTAAGGGAAGAGGGAAAATTGCTGAAAACATTTTAGAGCAGGCATCACTTCATGATGTACCTGTCTACGAAGACCCGAACCTTGTCCAACTGTTAGGACAGCTTGATTTAAATACATCCATCCCCGAAGAGTTGTATCAAGCGGTGGCAGAAGTATTTGCCTTTATCTATCATTTAGATGAAAAACATAAATTAACTATGAACAGTAGGCTACCAAAATAG